Genomic DNA from Setaria italica strain Yugu1 chromosome V, Setaria_italica_v2.0, whole genome shotgun sequence:
GCAATctagtcttattttttttccactgGAGACTGTTGGGCATgctcccaggcccacgagtaggccttagacggcccactaagggacgttcggacaagatcagaacaaggataggcgtatccttctcggactagtcttgtatgtttatggaaaactactcgggccaataccgagtagaactctgtaatagtacccgactaggactcagacttgtaaccctgccctcccgggtatataaggccgggcagggacccccctcaaacacatCTCTCAAGatcagaacatacatcaatacaaaccaacacacaggacgtagggtattatgcgatctagcggtccgaatctatctaaatcgtgttccttgcgtcaccattgattccttgattctcgacgacccttaccgcataaaagaccacctagggtacccctaggcgggttgccggtctaaaactccgcattagttcccacgagacaagatagaaaaaatagagaaattctcataaaaattaaaaacatcaaacaccaatcctgtaaactctaataatcatagccattgatctattatattttctaaaaagttaccccaccactgtcattgttaaaatattcaaaaatgagctctaaacctatatctaaattaccaagcTCAACTATTATAAAACCTcataattttcatccaatttactaatacacatcattataaagcataacttaaaatgtcattctaaaattctaTCTATACTCcccacgtatgtcgttattaaaaataacctaaagtaaacacataaatattaatctaattatcttcatgtgcgtcatacagaaatatcaaaaagtaaactaatataatatatgattctaattACCTGCTtttgtcattgttaatataaaaatactaagttaaagtatatgcacatgatgagtgccatcatttagaccatttatacatacATGTGtggaattgatgaaaaatattgatttgtatgctaaaaataatgtatggaggattggaggtgtgatacaaaatggaaaaaagtatgaatatggatgaaaaagtgcatagagtaattattatttaaaaatcaatcacaactggacaaagataggtacatacctatataagtattatgttgaagaattggaaaaataagagagtagtaggtaaacaattttgattattagctaagagtttaatttctaaataattttcaaatacaatagcttctaaaaatattagctcgtgcgggagcacgggttgatggactagtacttctaattagtatgtaaacattcgatgtgacgggaatTTTAGAAGTTCCTGACCTCAGAAGAAAAGACGCTGTCAAGCTTGCTTTGCAAAGAAAACAGTAGCTAGACTTTGATTACCCgtgcatgcaatgcaagaccTGATGACCAAATACCTGTTTTTAAGTCTGACTGTCCGGTGCATAACGTAGCCTGGTAATCTGGTATTACTAGTGTGCACGTCACTAGACCGACCACACAGCGATTGGGTGACCACGTACGATTTTGACAGGTTTTCTGCTTATGAAAGAATGAAGTGATACTCCAATGATCCCTTAAATTTTTAGCTACTCCTACTATGGTAATGTTGTACTGCTCCATCTGTTTCAAACCATAAGTTATTTAACTTTATCCTAATTTAAATTTAtcaaccaaatttatataaaaaacaCAAACATCTATAAGGTCAAACTAATTTTATTAGACAAAtcatgaatatatatatattattgtgCATTTATTTAGCATTAtagatattaatatatttttcataaattttatCGAAATTAGACCTTCATGAGCCAACGACAGGTACTCTGTTTCGCACAGCCTAAACAGAGAGTCTGATAGCAGAGTACCTACCAGGGAACTCTGTTTCACGGGCTCTGTTTTCACTCTGGGCTTTGCCTTGCTTTGTTGCTCTCATATGGGCCAGACCAACCCTTTAACTGATTGTAGTGGACCGTTCTTAGCTTGTTATACAGTCCCTTTGAGGCACATAAACCCGAGAGAAGTTTCTGAGAAATCCAGTAAAAACCCATAACACATTACGCGACCCAACCCAACTCAACCCAACTAGTAACGTGTAAACAAATTTTTCGTTTATTTACTGCAGTCTATCTTCAATAAATACCGAGTACAATACCAATCTTCTACACACTTTCCATTACTAAAGATACATGATTTCTTGACCACAGTAATATCTACATGCACCATTCCAATCCCAATTTACCACACTTTGCAATTTTGTATGTACGAATAGTAAGTAGATGGTACTAATAATCCTTGTCGTAAATCTTAATCACCGTGACCAATGTGTGCACGGCGTGTGCGAATGCGAATCTAGAAATTCATGTCGAGCACGAGCGGCGCGTCCCCCTTCTTGACGTCAAACCTCTGCTTCTTCACCTCCCCGGCTGCGGTCGTGAGCAACACCTCGTACGTGCCGTGGAACCCCCTGAACTTGAAGTTGCCGTTGGCGTCCACCTTCCCCTTCGCGTGCGACGTCCACTCCCGCCGGAGCCCCGCGAAGCGGCTGCCGGCCTCGGTGAGCATGCCGTCGGCGTTGACGAGCTGGCCGTGGGACCTCCACATGTGTCCCTGCATGAACCCCCACAGCATGACGCCCTCGACGGCCGGGTGCGCGTACGCCTCCCTGAGCACGATCTCCAGGTCGTCGGCGCGCacggcctcgtcggcggctGACACGTCCAGCTCCGTCACCCAGACGGGCAAGCCCGTGACGGCGAGCTTGTCCAGCGCGTCGCAGATGATGTCCCCGACGGGGTGCGTGACGTGGCCCTGGATCCCGATCCCGCCCACCGGCGCGCCCCGCCGCTGCAGGTCCGTGACCAGCGCCACGTACTTCTCCGGCGTCGCGTTGGGGTCGTTGGCGCTCTCCACGTTGTAGTCGTTCACGaacagcgccggcgccggatcgatcgccgccgtctcccggAACATGTGCGCGTCGACGTCGTCGCCGAGCCGCTGACGGAAGAAGGCGCCGTGGAGCATCTCGTTGTTCACCTCGTAGTGCGGGAACCGCCCGGCGTAGCGCGACACCAGGCCGCGCAGCCGggcctccacggcggcgcggagctGGTCGCCGTTGAGGGCGCGGACCCACGGCTGGACCGCGTTCTCCACCGCCCAGAAGATGCAGTGCCCGCGCACCGGCTTGCCATGCTGGTCGCAGAAGTTGATGagctcgtcggcgtcggcgtagCTCACCTGGCCCTGGACGGCCTCCGTGTAGTACCACTTGAGCTCGTTCTCCAGCACGGCCCAGTCGAAGTGCTTGGTGAAGAAGTCCACGTACTCGGGGTTCTGGATGCCCGCCTTGGTGATGCAGGACCCGATCGGGAAGCTGTTCTGGACCTGGATCACCCGGATGTGCGCTCCGGCGACGCTAGACACGCCGTCCTCCGCCCGGTCGCTGACCTTGAGGATCACATCACGCTTGCGCACCTACAATTAAGGTTCGTTACAGTTCGATATCACAGCCGTCGATTACGAATGCAGCTAGCACACATACTGACATAGACATACCCTGTCGGCCTTCTTCCTGAGGTGCCTGAGCCTTGGGATCTTGTTCACGGCGCACACCTGCAGGTCCATGACCTTGATATCCaccccggccggcggcccgTGCACGTAGACCTTGGCGCAgcgcggcggctcgtcgtcgtccaccCGGAACGAGCCCTTGATTTCGCCCCACTTCCCCGGCTCGACGACGACAATGCCTCCACCGACCGGACGGTGGCCGTCCACGCGGACCTCGACGTGCACGGCATGCGAGCCCCCCTCCCCGGAGCCGGCGGCATCCACGCCGACCCACCCGGCCACCCGGTACGTGACCCATGGCTTCGGCAAGCGCGAGATCGCCCGGCACAGCCCGTCCTTCTCGTCCTTGCGGTGCGCCGCGAGGACGTACCGGCCGCTGGGCTTGCGCGCGCACCGGACGGCCTCCTCGTCGGAGTCGTCGGCGTCTGCTGTGGCTGCCAGCGCCGGAGGAAGCGAGTCCGGAGCCGGGTCCTCGGCGTGCGCGGAGAGCGTGCACGAACCGGACGGAGCCCAGCTAGCGAGGCTGTCCTCCGCGTCGCAGCGGTCCTCGACGAGGTTCATGCCAAGGTACGTCGTCATCTCCTCCTGCGCGCGACAAGAAACAAGCATATGTGTTCAGGCAATGGGGCAGAGATACATGTCGCGAGCTCAGTGTGTGTCGGAGGAGATCGCTCGCGAGCGAACGAGAACGACGATGGATTTGCTTTCGAGGACGCCATCACAGCAGTTGGAGGGGCGGCGGACAGCACAGCTCGGGAGATGCACGTAAGACATCTGTTACTCTGGATGCTTGGCTTTAAAGGAAGGAATGTTTGGAGCCAGTGACAAGTGCCTTGAACATGGGTGCATCGAGCACATCTTTGGCCACAAAACTCAAATCAAGTTGTTGTAGTTTGCAAAGAAACATGATTTCACGGGGTTGGTGACTGGTGAGCAAGCTACTCCGGATTATATACGTGACAGAACCCAAGATTGCGCACCAACTTATGTCATGTTTTCAGTTCAGGTTGTCTGGCACGCACAGCCGAGAAAGAAACATATATAATGGGATGATGAACAAATAAAGGATGTGCATTTCACTATGGCTGCAGGCATGTCGGCTGAAAATAATACAGATAAGATGGCACTAACATGTACTAGAACAGAGACCCCACACTATTAGCTCCCATGCATCTAGCACACTGCGCATACCTCAGCGAACGCCGCCATGTCAGGTTATCAACCTCGAGATGGAAAAGGAGGAGGCTGGAGAAGAGGACGCGGACACTGGATCGCGCTGATGGATCGAAGAGCTCGGGTGTTGTTTATGGTTGTGTCTCGGATGCAAAGACTGCAAGTAGTGGTGGGTATCTGTGGCATGCAAGGGTGCCGCAATTTATAAGGAGACGAGCCGACCAGGCAATCCAAGATTGCAAGTTCGTTCGGCAATCGCGTTCACCGCGGCACAAATAAAAAGTTCGAGTCGCGTGCCGAAACCCAGGCCGGCGTGGTAGAAACCCTGGAAGCTCCGATCCATGGCCAGGCCTAGCTTAGCTACCTAACTCGTATCTTTCGCCTATCTTTTGTATAACAGTCACGTTTGGGCAACGCGTACGCGGTCACGCCGGATCTCCGGGTCGTGCCGCCGACGTGCGGGGCCGGGACCGGCTGGCGGCCCACGTCTCAGAGAGACCGCTAGCTCGCTCGCCGGCTCATTATTCTGCGTTGTTAATCTGTTGCGGTAATgatcgccggcgacgacgacgtccAAAAGCCATCGCCGAGTTCCGATCCTTTCCTTGGCTTTGGGAGGAGTAAAAGTTGCTCAACCCCTTCGCTCGCCGGTGGGCCAGTTGCATGGGAACGCCAATAGGATCGCGACCTTGGCTTGCCAATCAGATACGCCGATGGGCCCGTTTACATGAGCTTTAACGAGAGATCTAGCTCGTCTACTGCTACGACGACTTGCAGGTCGTTCCAGCCGCCCCGTTACTTGCACGGTCAAGGAAGAATGAAGATATCAGGTGCGAGCCCTGTCGCGTGGACGGACGGAGCAGCTGTGCATAGCACGGGGCTGGCCGGTCATGGCGTCGCGTCAAGCTACGAAAAGATGTGTGCTGTGAGGCGACGCAGCTCGCGTCATTTGCGTGCCAGCGCGCCCGAAAGCGGCGTGGCTGCAAACCCCTCTCCACCGTGTTCATTCCAGCCTCGATCTCGATCGGTCGAGCGAGCCCTCGTCATCTCGGTCGAGCGATCACGACGTACGCACGCATCCATGGATCGGATCGGAGGGAGCGAAAGATGATCGACCAGCGCGCGCGTGCGCCGCTGGCCGGTGGAATTTTCGTTCTGAACGGCACAGCCACGCTGCCGACCCAAGCAACGTCGTAATGCATGGGAGTTCTTGCCTCGGAAGCATTCAAGCGCACCCACATGTTGTGTATCCGAAAGCCATTGCGGCGGGTCGTTAATGCTTAACGAACTTTTGCATATGCAGATCGCAATGACTTTCATATCTGGCACGCCTGAATTGAATTAATAAGTTCGGCGTTATTGTTTCCTTGCGCCGTCGACCATATATCTTCAGATCCTCGAAAGGCGTTTCAGTAGACCCTAGAAGGCCTATGGTCTATGGACGATCATCTAGAAGGCCAGAGAGGTGAATTTGTCACACAAAAAATGTATCGTTTTATTGAATGCTTTCCAAGCTCGGTTCAGCTTTGTTTACCTTAATAGCCTTTCTGCCGGTCTTGTATTGGTCTCTTGCCCTTCCTCTACTCTTCATAAGGTACTCCATGAACATATACAAGTATATGTTTAGGCACGTCCATGGAAAAAAATTATGTGTTAAACGTTttgaaaaatatggaaaaagtTCACTGTCACACGAACATATACAAGTATCTCAACATTATCTTTTCTTGCATTTTGATATATCTATCTATTATCTATGATATGAAAGTGTTCAAAGTTACAATATTCGTCAAGAGGGATTAGAAATTACAACATTAATCGAAAAAAGAAATGAATCTACACTATTAGATTTCATGATGGTCTAACAATTATATATCatacaattaataaataaataaattgaaaaaaaatactatttttattttcatatgaattTGGAAGCAAAATGCCAAAACAAAGAGTCCATTGTAAAACATAATCAGTAAATGCCAAATTCAAATAAAATATAGAAAAGTTAGTAGTTTGATATCCATATGAATTGGGAAGAAAAATACTCAAATGAATAGTTCATGTAAAATACAGCTAACAAATAATAGtcaaattcaattttttttaaaaaaatagtagtTTAATTTCCctatgttttgcaaaaaaataaataaaatgcaCGCATACATACAATTATATAATAAGCAAAGTTAATGAAGTCATCTCCTTCACTCTCTAGGTCTAGAAATTGCCATGTTAATTTGTGAAAAAGGAGGGTAATCAACATTATTTGTCAATCTATATGAGCCCAGATTGTAATCTCGTTTAACAGGGTGTTACGACTCACGACCAAAGATGGAGCACACCGACCtgccttccttctttcttttaatTTCCACACGTGATGAAGCTATAACTTTCTTTTTGTATTTTAACCCCGTTTTACATTTAGACCTCCCGGGGTAAGAATATTAGAAATGGAGTAATGGACCCCAGATACAGCATCACGCTTTTTTGCCGCCATTGATAGACAGTGTGGAGCCATATATCATTTGGTGCTGTGCCTTGCCACACTGGGGGATTACGTGGCCGGCCAATATACATGACGCCATGTGGTTTCGTGCCATTCTTTTTGAGCATTTGGGCACTAAGACATGTTTGCAGTGTTCAAATTATTCAAATCTAGAAATGACTAAGCCTTCCTCCGGCTGTCACGGGCGTGGATGGCTTGGTAGTTTGAAGTGATAAAAAATTCAGGTCATGTAACGTATTTTCCCTTATTGTTTTGATTATCAAAGCCCCCCAAAATTTTTCAAACTTGCTGAATGTGTTGTATGATGTATACAGGTTCAACTTTGAGCGTTCAGGCGCTAATATATGTTGTTATCTTCAATTTATTTAATTTTAGCAATGATTAAGCGTTACTTCTTCAGCTCTGTCATCAGCAAAGATGCAAAACGCTTCAGATTTGATTATCAAGTGGTATTTTAGTAGTAGATTTGGCATGcagtagcaggctagcagcttgGTCAGTGATAAATTCTCTTGAACCTCATAATGCCTCACAAAAATATGAGAAACTGGTGGCACAACCATGTCCTAAGAAGTACCATCCAGGCCCATGAGGAGAAAACGCAGACAatatgggtgtgtttggttggttgtatcatttgattcatgtatgaaatgattcaaaataataatgatccttttgtttggttgggtgaattggaccaactcatccagaATGAGGctatcccacttaatacattattctactaattagagtgaactatatggtacaagcaaattggttaaaccaccccatccaggatcatccatgcatgcatgcatgcaactaAACACACCGTATATTTCGAACATTGACGCCGTCCGCCGGGCTCCATGGATTGAATGGAGCGACTAGCGAGTGCAAGAGAGGACATCGTCATTGAGCACTAATAAGTTGGGAGTTGCAGCAAGCTTCATGTTACGCTCGCTCCCCGCTCGGACTAACCAAAGTCCACAACCAGAATTCCGAGTCCAAGAACGTCCGATCCAACCCAAGCGAGAGAGTGTGGAAGCAGGCAGGTATCCTCCCGTCCAGCAATGAATGATTCTTGTGGCGTAGCTGCTCGAGGAGTACACGGCCAGGACAGGAGGGCCTGTACCGTACCCTTCCCAATGCACTACCTGATTGCCTGTTCTGTGAGGTCTGAGTCGCTCAAACATCCCCCGAAATGGAATGGGATCAGACCAGAACCAGATCGCATCTGGAGCTGGAGGGCAATAATGGAGACAGCCAGACAGGGCACGTCTGTGTACGGTGCAGCTCCTGTTCTCCGTCACCGCTacgccgctggcgccggcggGCAGCGCCGTTCTCCGTCCGCGCTGTCCGACCGCGCCGCCACAGAAGTAACCGCATGCGCGAGCGAGCGAATTATAGCCCGCGCCTCCGTTCCGTTGCCAGTCAGGGCAACAgcggcgccgcgcccgcccgcgccgtcgaTCAGCGTGTCGCGCCCGCGCCAAGGCCGTGCGACGGCGAGTCGACAGCCAGGCCCAGGCGTAACCGCCTCGTGCCTCGGATGCTCTGCGTCGCGACAAGGCAAGCCGCACCGCGGGGTCACGCGCTGGCAGGCCCCGGCGTCCGTGCAGCGCCGCAGCGAGCCCCCCTCGAAACGAAACGCTAGCGCTCCCCTTTTATAAGCGCAGGCTCATCTCCCTTCCTTCCTCGCGACTGCACCAGGCACCCACTACTTTCGCCGAGCAAACCCCAATCGTTCTTCCTCGTCTCCGGCGTCCGAGCGTGCCGCCTCGGTTGGCGCCGCCGCGAAAGGTGAGCGTCTCTGATTGATCTCTTTCTCGTTCCAGACCTGGAGGCGCGAGCGGAAGCACCTAAGTGGAGGCCGTGGTCTTTCCTCGCCGGCAAATCCTTTGTCTTAAGCTGAAAGCTTATAATGCAGTCCATATGTCAAAGCCTCCACTTTCAGAAAAAACAACTTGTATGATCGTATCATTTAATTCAATAAGTAGCAAAACGTACAAACAGAAGCATAAACTTATCAAATATCTGCATATAACTTGTCCCTTATCTTTGTCAAATTTATTAGTTCTAACCATATACGCATCAATGGCGCCAAGCTCTATGTGGATGTATTTTGCTACCGTGACAGGTAACGTGGACGGTTTTATGTATATAACTTCTTATCTTTATCCCACATTCTGATCTTAGATTTTAACGATGTGCACAGATCGGTTTGTCTTTGTCCTAATATTACTATCGAttctgctctttttttttcaataacaTGCTTGTAGCTATCCCTTTGCATGTTATTAGATTTGTCCAATGATTCCTCTCCGTCTCTCACTTTGCAATAAGATCAAAACTAGTATTGGTTACATTTACTTTTTTTTGTCTGTTCTAATGATCGATGGGTATTGTGTTTTGTTTCATATTCAGTACAGCAGATCGTTCTTCACCGATATGGTCACCCATcgtcattcttttttttttaatcttttcaCTAATAAATTCACttatgtcaaaaaaaaaagagatggttAGAACTTAGATGAAAAAGGGGAGAGAAAGATAAGGGGTTATATGCATAAAACTGTCCACATCACCTATTATGATGGAAAAATACATCTATGTAGTGTACATGTAACTGTATATGCACAAATTTCATAAGTTCATGCATATGTTTGTATGTTTTGTTACTTATTGTACCAAAGTGATACAATCATACAAAttaatgtatggaggtgcaatTTACTCGTGGGttctttttttaacaaaaactTAAGGTTCAGTTGTTAACAGTAGATGTTCGTCATTACTGATCAGGCTGTAGGTAGCTGGCTgagaagaaattaaaaaatcaaTGGATTTTGAGGTGAAAGTGGTCGAGTCATCATTTGTAGCACCGAGCGAGCCGACACCGAGGAAGGGGCTCTGGATGTCTTCCCTGGACCTCCCGATGGCCAACAGAGGCCACACACCAACATTCTACCTGTTCCACTCAAACAATGCCGCGTCCGCGTCCGATTTCTTCGACGCCGCCCGGCTCAAAGCGGCAATGGCCAAGGCCTTGGTGGCCTTCTACCCGCTCGCTGGCCGCCTCGGCGTCGACAGCAGCGGTAGGATACAGATCGACTGCAACGGTGAGGGTGCACTCTTCGTTGTCGCTCGCTCTGACGTCACCGTTGACGAGATCAAAGACGTCAAGCCGTCGCCGGAGCTAAGGAGGCAGCTTGTTCCACGCATTGAGCCATCGTCTGTTGTAATGGGCGTACAGGTCCACAACTTCTCCAATATTAGTGCTTCCATGCTTCCTCGtatgtcagtttacatttgcaCATGATGTCTGTGTTGTGTCGATGCATGCTTGCAGGTGACGTTCTTCAAGTGCGGAGGGGTGGCGCTAGGGATGGCCCTCCACCACGTCTCCATCGACGCCATGAGCGCGTTCCACTTCTTCCAGACTTGGTCGGCCTTCTCCAGGAACGGCGACAGCGCTGCCGTGGAGCTCCCCTGCCACGACCGCACCCTCCTCCCCGCGCGGTCCCCGCCCACCATCCACCCCGACGCTCTCTCAACGTTCTACCCCAAGCTTGCCTTCTCCGACCCGCCGGGACCTATCGCCGGCGAAGTCTTCGCCATCTCCAAGGACCAAGTCGCCTCCCTAAAGCGCCTTTGCGGCGGCGCGAGCACTTTCTGCGCCGTGAGCGCCCTCGTCTGGCAGTGCACGTGCATCGCACGGCGCCTTCTGCCGTATTCCGTGGCGCGCCTCACCTTCCCGGTCAACAtccggcgccgggtgaagccGCCCCTCCCGAAACGCTACTTCGGCAACGCGTTGGTCAGGGtaggcgtcgccgccgcggcgggggatATCGCGTCGGAGGCGCCGGCATCCGTCGCCGGCCGCATCGGCGGCGCCATCGACCGGATGGATGACGAGCTGGTTCGGTCCGCTGGTTCGGTCCGCGATCGACTACTACGAGACGGCGGAGATGGTTCAGCTGACCCCTGGTTGGCTCCCCTCATGCCGCCTTTAGTCCTGTCCCGCCAAGTGGGTCCCCAAGTGGGTGCAGGGTGATTGGTGGTAAGTTTAGGCGGTTTTAACCCCTAATGTGGGCCCTCcaatccgtgtgcttgctcccgattggttgagagtgtgtttccttgctctttgAGGTGTGTTGTCTCTCctaatggacctgcatacaaatattcactaaCACTTGTAAAACtcgttagtaataactcctactaCTACTATTGATGTTCgtcttttatgtgtttatgaAGAAGTTGATGgtctagatttggtacttaagagccgtcaacacTCTTCCCCCTTGAAGTCCAGGAGGGAATATTTATAGTCTTCAACAGGCGGTGGCTCTGGGTCAATATCGATGAAAAAAACTCTAAACATCATCGTAGACTTCATGCTGAAGAAACGGGAGGCCAGCCGGGCTCAAgaatgggccaggccgatcggcctgggtcCTTTTTGGccctcctggtcctctccttcctcatgcTGACTTCCCTCAACGACCCATGTCCagatatccattaagctctt
This window encodes:
- the LOC101779359 gene encoding uncharacterized protein LOC101779359 isoform X1 produces the protein MLVSCRAQEEMTTYLGMNLVEDRCDAEDSLASWAPSGSCTLSAHAEDPAPDSLPPALAATADADDSDEEAVRCARKPSGRYVLAAHRKDEKDGLCRAISRLPKPWVTYRVAGWVGVDAAGSGEGGSHAVHVEVRVDGHRPVGGGIVVVEPGKWGEIKGSFRVDDDEPPRCAKVYVHGPPAGVDIKVMDLQVCAVNKIPRLRHLRKKADRVRKRDVILKVSDRAEDGVSSVAGAHIRVIQVQNSFPIGSCITKAGIQNPEYVDFFTKHFDWAVLENELKWYYTEAVQGQVSYADADELINFCDQHGKPVRGHCIFWAVENAVQPWVRALNGDQLRAAVEARLRGLVSRYAGRFPHYEVNNEMLHGAFFRQRLGDDVDAHMFRETAAIDPAPALFVNDYNVESANDPNATPEKYVALVTDLQRRGAPVGGIGIQGHVTHPVGDIICDALDKLAVTGLPVWVTELDVSAADEAVRADDLEIVLREAYAHPAVEGVMLWGFMQGHMWRSHGQLVNADGMLTEAGSRFAGLRREWTSHAKGKVDANGNFKFRGFHGTYEVLLTTAAGEVKKQRFDVKKGDAPLVLDMNF
- the LOC101779359 gene encoding uncharacterized protein LOC101779359 isoform X2 produces the protein MAAFAEEEMTTYLGMNLVEDRCDAEDSLASWAPSGSCTLSAHAEDPAPDSLPPALAATADADDSDEEAVRCARKPSGRYVLAAHRKDEKDGLCRAISRLPKPWVTYRVAGWVGVDAAGSGEGGSHAVHVEVRVDGHRPVGGGIVVVEPGKWGEIKGSFRVDDDEPPRCAKVYVHGPPAGVDIKVMDLQVCAVNKIPRLRHLRKKADRVRKRDVILKVSDRAEDGVSSVAGAHIRVIQVQNSFPIGSCITKAGIQNPEYVDFFTKHFDWAVLENELKWYYTEAVQGQVSYADADELINFCDQHGKPVRGHCIFWAVENAVQPWVRALNGDQLRAAVEARLRGLVSRYAGRFPHYEVNNEMLHGAFFRQRLGDDVDAHMFRETAAIDPAPALFVNDYNVESANDPNATPEKYVALVTDLQRRGAPVGGIGIQGHVTHPVGDIICDALDKLAVTGLPVWVTELDVSAADEAVRADDLEIVLREAYAHPAVEGVMLWGFMQGHMWRSHGQLVNADGMLTEAGSRFAGLRREWTSHAKGKVDANGNFKFRGFHGTYEVLLTTAAGEVKKQRFDVKKGDAPLVLDMNF